In the genome of Croceimicrobium hydrocarbonivorans, one region contains:
- a CDS encoding T9SS type A sorting domain-containing protein yields the protein MKKITLLMALFAAFNLSAQTDTVTFKVDLAGYSGTGFTSAHVNGTFNNWCGACNPMSDADGDGVWEVALPLTAGTIEYKFTIDGWNDQENLTQGLPCTITTGGFTNRVLTFSGDTILDVVCWEACGPCGAASQMDLPITFDDPNVNYVSSEFGGCTDTIVADPTDPTNMVTQIDKDGSAQTWAGIILSANGLANPIPFASGNTTMTMRVYSPDAGIEVRMKIEDANDPTVSVETVDTTTMANGWETLTFDFANNASGTAAINFANTYDKVVVFPNFGVDGATAGAKTYYVDDIQFASTGPVLPSLPITFDNSAIDYSSDEFGGCTDTIVVDPTDPTNMVSEFTKDGAAQTWAGIVVTKNGLSAPVPFTANDHLMSLRIWSPDAGIEVRMKIEDSNDPTISVETVDTTTTAAGWDTLVFDFSNQAAGTAAINYANTYDKVVVFPNFGVDGATAGAKTYYIDDISFGVIMPAANLDTIDLPITFDDPNVDYDVTTEFGGCSDSLTADPTNASNMVLKIDKSGGAEVWGGITVTTGGMKNPIPFVANQTGMKMRVWSPDAGTDFLLKVENSADGTITCETIATTTVAGAWETLYFNFANNSAGTPALDLSKSYDVVVVFPNFGTPGIAVGAKTYYVDDIEFDPNVGLSENSMSNFSLAPNPSTGLVRLEGLNGEAHTVQVTDLNGRTILHTNTSNLNHAELDLSMLKNGIYLITVSNEQFAESRKLIITK from the coding sequence ATGAAAAAGATTACCTTATTAATGGCTCTGTTTGCGGCCTTTAACCTATCGGCACAAACAGACACCGTGACCTTTAAGGTTGACCTGGCCGGCTATTCCGGAACTGGTTTTACCTCGGCTCACGTAAATGGAACCTTCAACAACTGGTGTGGCGCATGTAACCCCATGTCGGATGCTGATGGTGATGGCGTTTGGGAGGTTGCCCTTCCTTTAACAGCAGGAACTATCGAATATAAATTCACCATCGACGGTTGGAATGATCAAGAAAACCTGACCCAAGGTTTACCTTGTACCATAACCACCGGTGGATTTACTAACCGCGTTTTGACCTTCAGCGGCGACACCATTTTAGATGTAGTTTGTTGGGAAGCCTGCGGCCCTTGTGGTGCGGCCAGTCAAATGGACCTCCCCATTACCTTCGATGACCCGAATGTAAATTACGTGTCTTCGGAGTTTGGTGGATGTACCGATACCATTGTAGCTGATCCTACTGATCCTACTAATATGGTTACCCAAATCGATAAGGACGGATCTGCTCAAACCTGGGCAGGAATTATCCTTTCTGCCAATGGCCTAGCTAATCCTATTCCTTTTGCCAGTGGCAATACCACTATGACCATGCGCGTATACTCTCCTGATGCTGGCATCGAGGTACGTATGAAAATTGAGGATGCTAATGATCCTACAGTTTCCGTAGAAACCGTAGATACTACCACCATGGCTAATGGTTGGGAAACCCTCACCTTCGATTTTGCCAATAACGCTTCAGGAACCGCGGCTATCAACTTTGCCAATACCTATGATAAGGTAGTAGTATTCCCGAACTTCGGTGTGGATGGTGCTACTGCTGGTGCTAAAACCTATTATGTAGACGATATTCAATTTGCTTCTACCGGTCCGGTTTTACCTTCTTTACCCATTACCTTCGATAATTCTGCCATTGATTACAGCAGTGACGAATTTGGTGGTTGTACCGACACCATCGTAGTGGATCCAACCGATCCTACTAATATGGTATCCGAATTTACCAAGGACGGTGCCGCTCAAACCTGGGCCGGTATTGTTGTTACCAAAAATGGATTGTCCGCTCCAGTACCTTTCACAGCCAATGACCATTTAATGAGTCTGCGCATTTGGTCTCCCGATGCAGGTATTGAAGTGCGAATGAAAATTGAGGATTCTAATGATCCTACTATTTCAGTAGAAACTGTAGATACCACTACTACTGCTGCTGGCTGGGATACTTTGGTATTCGATTTCAGCAATCAAGCAGCCGGAACCGCGGCTATTAACTATGCTAACACTTATGACAAAGTAGTGGTATTCCCCAACTTCGGTGTAGATGGTGCTACCGCAGGTGCTAAGACCTATTATATTGACGATATCAGCTTTGGCGTGATTATGCCTGCCGCTAATTTGGATACCATCGACTTACCCATCACCTTCGATGATCCCAATGTAGATTACGATGTTACTACCGAATTTGGTGGTTGTTCAGATAGCTTAACCGCTGATCCAACCAATGCCAGCAATATGGTATTGAAGATCGACAAATCTGGCGGCGCAGAAGTATGGGGCGGTATTACCGTAACCACTGGTGGTATGAAAAACCCCATTCCTTTTGTTGCCAATCAAACTGGCATGAAAATGCGCGTTTGGTCTCCTGATGCCGGTACCGACTTCCTCTTGAAGGTTGAAAATTCCGCTGATGGAACTATCACTTGCGAAACTATAGCTACTACTACTGTGGCCGGAGCCTGGGAAACCTTGTACTTCAATTTTGCCAATAACAGCGCCGGTACTCCTGCCTTGGATTTAAGCAAAAGCTATGATGTGGTAGTAGTATTCCCGAACTTCGGAACACCGGGTATTGCCGTGGGTGCTAAAACCTATTATGTAGACGATATTGAATTCGATCCTAATGTAGGTTTAAGCGAAAACAGCATGAGCAATTTCAGCCTGGCGCCTAACCCCAGCACTGGCTTGGTACGCTTAGAAGGCCTTAATGGCGAAGCCCATACTGTTCAAGTAACTGATCTTAATGGTCGCACTATTTTACATACCAATACCAGCAATTTAAATCATGCTGAACTCGACCTCAGCATGTTGAAAAATGGTATTTACCTTATTACCGTCTCCAACGAACAATTCGCTGAGAGCCGGAAACTGATCATCACCAAATAG
- a CDS encoding RNA polymerase sigma factor gives MSIDLKKTIRQMRKGNQLAGFQLYQNFSRATYNSILRIIPREDIARDLLQDSFIQAFEKIDSLENELAFGGWLKRIAINKALAHLRQDLKPFISLEEVPDFESSDEELEMPDLPFSQINAAIMQLPAGCRLIFQLYYLEEYSHAEIAKELNTSLSNSKTQLRYAKSLLQNHLKSAYETR, from the coding sequence ATGAGCATCGACCTTAAGAAGACTATCCGCCAAATGCGCAAGGGAAATCAACTGGCCGGCTTTCAGCTGTACCAGAATTTTTCCCGGGCCACCTACAACAGCATACTGCGCATTATTCCGCGGGAGGATATTGCCAGAGACCTTTTGCAGGACAGCTTTATCCAGGCCTTCGAAAAGATTGATTCGCTCGAAAACGAGCTGGCCTTTGGTGGCTGGTTAAAGCGCATCGCCATTAATAAGGCCCTGGCCCATTTGCGGCAGGACTTAAAACCCTTCATTTCTTTGGAAGAAGTTCCCGACTTCGAATCCAGCGATGAAGAATTGGAAATGCCCGATTTGCCTTTTAGCCAAATCAATGCCGCCATCATGCAATTGCCAGCCGGATGCCGCTTAATCTTTCAATTGTATTACCTCGAGGAATACAGTCATGCAGAGATTGCCAAAGAGCTGAATACGAGCTTATCCAACTCCAAGACCCAGCTGCGTTACGCAAAAAGTTTGCTTCAAAATCATTTAAAATCGGCTTATGAAACTCGATGA